From the Musa acuminata AAA Group cultivar baxijiao chromosome BXJ1-2, Cavendish_Baxijiao_AAA, whole genome shotgun sequence genome, one window contains:
- the LOC135606780 gene encoding alpha-1,3-arabinosyltransferase XAT2-like isoform X4 — protein sequence MKMGSKLKLARNGNQSRRLRLVMLLVGCFLVTMTYLVASKPRGLVRSSFGFRTSMPTPISGDDVLNGDENGRHSTASGGKDPQNSQASESNDEKEKSIQGEKNAIVVDSTSQEVARTHELAGGEQIQTLERKSSCDLSDERVDICELYGDIRIPGNSSSVLFMQSANNTEHKEAWRVHPYPRKGDETCLREVRELTIRATSEAPRCTVHHNVSAIVFSVSGYTGNLFHDFSDLLVPLFVTARQFDGEVQFVVTDFRRWWINKYRLVLQRLSKYPVMDFDGDEEVHCFKQVIVGLRAHQEFQIDPARAPNGYTLIDFTRFIRSTYSLQRETVNNIEDLAARKPRLLIIARKKTRAFTNVGEIVAMAEGLGFEVVVDEANVSSDMAQFARTVNSCDVMMGVHGAGLTNFVFLPLNATMIQIVPWGGLEWMSMLDFGYPAMAMGLKYLQHSITIEESTLTEQYPRDHRVFTDPMSFHGSAFKVVRSTFMKTQNVKLDVNRFKGVLWEALQNMIQ from the exons ATGAAGATGGGCTCCAAACTGAAGCTGGCAAGGAATGGCAACCAGTCGCGAAGATTGAGACTCGTGATGCTCCTCGTCGGATGCTTCCTGGTCACGATGACCTATTTGGTGGCGTCTAAGCCTCGGGGACTAGTTCGCTCGAGCT TCGGTTTTAGGACATCGATGCCGACTCCAATATCAG GTGACGATGTGTTGAATGGAGATGAGAACGGAAGGCATTCCACTGCTTCGGGAGGGAAAGATCCACAAAACTCTCAGGCATCAG AAAGCAATGATGAGAAAGAGAAGAGTATCCAAGGAGAAAAGAATGCCATCGTTGTTGACTCCACTTCGCAGGAAGTAGCAAGAACTCATGAACTAGCAG GAGGTGAGCAAATCCAAACTCTGGAGAGGAAGTCATCATGTGATCTTTCAGACGAACGAGTAGATATCTGTGAATTGTATGGAGATATCAGGATTCCCGGGAACTCTTCGTCTGTCCTGTTCATGCAGTCAGCCAACAACACAGAGCACAAAGAAGCATGGCGAGTCCATCCATATCCTCGCAAGGGAGATGAGACCTGTCTCCGCGAGGTTAGAGAACTCACCATCAGAGCCACCAGCGAAGCCCCTCGATGCACCGTCCACCACAATGTTTCCGCCATAGTCTTCTCCGTTAGCGGGTACACCGGGAACCTCTTCCACGACTTCAGCGACCTGCTTGTTCCTCTATTCGTGACCGCCCGCCAGTTCGACGGGGAGGTCCAGTTCGTGGTGACCGACTTCCGGCGCTGGTGGATCAACAAGTACCGTCTTGTGCTCCAGAGGCTGTCCAAGTACCCGGTGATGGACTTCGACGGCGACGAGGAAGTGCACTGCTTCAAGCAGGTCATCGTAGGCCTTCGGGCGCACCAGGAGTTCCAAATCGACCCGGCGAGAGCTCCCAATGGCTACACCTTGATCGACTTCACCAGATTTATAAGGAGCACCTACTCGTTGCAGCGAGAAACGGTGAACAACATCGAAGACCTCGCTGCGAGGAAGCCAAGGCTGCTGATCATCGCGCGGAAGAAAACGCGAGCGTTCACCAACGTCGGCGAGATAGTGGCAATGGCGGAGGGGTTGGGTTTCGAGGTGGTGGTCGACGAAGCAAATGTGTCATCCGACATGGCTCAGTTCGCGCGGACCGTCAACTCCTGCGACGTGATGATGGGGGTGCACGGCGCTGGCCTCACCAACTTTGTGTTCCTGCCGCTGAACGCCACCATGATTCAGATTGTTCCGTGGGGTGGGCTGGAGTGGATGTCGATGCTGGATTTTGGGTACCCTGCGATGGCCATGGGGCTCAAGTACCTGCAGCACAGCATTACCATAGAAGAGAGCACTCTGACGGAGCAGTATCCAAGAGACCACCGTGTGTTCACGGACCCTATGTCGTTCCACGGCAGCGCGTTCAAAGTCGTAAGGTCGACGTTCATGAAGACCCAGAACGTGAAGCTCGATGTGAACAGGTTCAAGGGTGTTCTGTGGGAAGCACTGCAGAACATGATCCAGTAG
- the LOC135606780 gene encoding alpha-1,3-arabinosyltransferase XAT2-like isoform X3, with amino-acid sequence MKMGSKLKLARNGNQSRRLRLVMLLVGCFLVTMTYLVASKPRGLVRSSFGFRTSMPTPISGDDVLNGDENGRHSTASGGKDPQNSQASAESNDEKEKSIQGEKNAIVVDSTSQEVARTHELAGGEQIQTLERKSSCDLSDERVDICELYGDIRIPGNSSSVLFMQSANNTEHKEAWRVHPYPRKGDETCLREVRELTIRATSEAPRCTVHHNVSAIVFSVSGYTGNLFHDFSDLLVPLFVTARQFDGEVQFVVTDFRRWWINKYRLVLQRLSKYPVMDFDGDEEVHCFKQVIVGLRAHQEFQIDPARAPNGYTLIDFTRFIRSTYSLQRETVNNIEDLAARKPRLLIIARKKTRAFTNVGEIVAMAEGLGFEVVVDEANVSSDMAQFARTVNSCDVMMGVHGAGLTNFVFLPLNATMIQIVPWGGLEWMSMLDFGYPAMAMGLKYLQHSITIEESTLTEQYPRDHRVFTDPMSFHGSAFKVVRSTFMKTQNVKLDVNRFKGVLWEALQNMIQ; translated from the exons ATGAAGATGGGCTCCAAACTGAAGCTGGCAAGGAATGGCAACCAGTCGCGAAGATTGAGACTCGTGATGCTCCTCGTCGGATGCTTCCTGGTCACGATGACCTATTTGGTGGCGTCTAAGCCTCGGGGACTAGTTCGCTCGAGCT TCGGTTTTAGGACATCGATGCCGACTCCAATATCAG GTGACGATGTGTTGAATGGAGATGAGAACGGAAGGCATTCCACTGCTTCGGGAGGGAAAGATCCACAAAACTCTCAGGCATCAG CAGAAAGCAATGATGAGAAAGAGAAGAGTATCCAAGGAGAAAAGAATGCCATCGTTGTTGACTCCACTTCGCAGGAAGTAGCAAGAACTCATGAACTAGCAG GAGGTGAGCAAATCCAAACTCTGGAGAGGAAGTCATCATGTGATCTTTCAGACGAACGAGTAGATATCTGTGAATTGTATGGAGATATCAGGATTCCCGGGAACTCTTCGTCTGTCCTGTTCATGCAGTCAGCCAACAACACAGAGCACAAAGAAGCATGGCGAGTCCATCCATATCCTCGCAAGGGAGATGAGACCTGTCTCCGCGAGGTTAGAGAACTCACCATCAGAGCCACCAGCGAAGCCCCTCGATGCACCGTCCACCACAATGTTTCCGCCATAGTCTTCTCCGTTAGCGGGTACACCGGGAACCTCTTCCACGACTTCAGCGACCTGCTTGTTCCTCTATTCGTGACCGCCCGCCAGTTCGACGGGGAGGTCCAGTTCGTGGTGACCGACTTCCGGCGCTGGTGGATCAACAAGTACCGTCTTGTGCTCCAGAGGCTGTCCAAGTACCCGGTGATGGACTTCGACGGCGACGAGGAAGTGCACTGCTTCAAGCAGGTCATCGTAGGCCTTCGGGCGCACCAGGAGTTCCAAATCGACCCGGCGAGAGCTCCCAATGGCTACACCTTGATCGACTTCACCAGATTTATAAGGAGCACCTACTCGTTGCAGCGAGAAACGGTGAACAACATCGAAGACCTCGCTGCGAGGAAGCCAAGGCTGCTGATCATCGCGCGGAAGAAAACGCGAGCGTTCACCAACGTCGGCGAGATAGTGGCAATGGCGGAGGGGTTGGGTTTCGAGGTGGTGGTCGACGAAGCAAATGTGTCATCCGACATGGCTCAGTTCGCGCGGACCGTCAACTCCTGCGACGTGATGATGGGGGTGCACGGCGCTGGCCTCACCAACTTTGTGTTCCTGCCGCTGAACGCCACCATGATTCAGATTGTTCCGTGGGGTGGGCTGGAGTGGATGTCGATGCTGGATTTTGGGTACCCTGCGATGGCCATGGGGCTCAAGTACCTGCAGCACAGCATTACCATAGAAGAGAGCACTCTGACGGAGCAGTATCCAAGAGACCACCGTGTGTTCACGGACCCTATGTCGTTCCACGGCAGCGCGTTCAAAGTCGTAAGGTCGACGTTCATGAAGACCCAGAACGTGAAGCTCGATGTGAACAGGTTCAAGGGTGTTCTGTGGGAAGCACTGCAGAACATGATCCAGTAG
- the LOC135606780 gene encoding alpha-1,3-arabinosyltransferase XAT2-like isoform X2 yields MKMGSKLKLARNGNQSRRLRLVMLLVGCFLVTMTYLVASKPRGLVRSSFGFRTSMPTPISGDDVLNGDENGRHSTASGGKDPQNSQASESNDEKEKSIQGEKNAIVVDSTSQEVARTHELAEGGEQIQTLERKSSCDLSDERVDICELYGDIRIPGNSSSVLFMQSANNTEHKEAWRVHPYPRKGDETCLREVRELTIRATSEAPRCTVHHNVSAIVFSVSGYTGNLFHDFSDLLVPLFVTARQFDGEVQFVVTDFRRWWINKYRLVLQRLSKYPVMDFDGDEEVHCFKQVIVGLRAHQEFQIDPARAPNGYTLIDFTRFIRSTYSLQRETVNNIEDLAARKPRLLIIARKKTRAFTNVGEIVAMAEGLGFEVVVDEANVSSDMAQFARTVNSCDVMMGVHGAGLTNFVFLPLNATMIQIVPWGGLEWMSMLDFGYPAMAMGLKYLQHSITIEESTLTEQYPRDHRVFTDPMSFHGSAFKVVRSTFMKTQNVKLDVNRFKGVLWEALQNMIQ; encoded by the exons ATGAAGATGGGCTCCAAACTGAAGCTGGCAAGGAATGGCAACCAGTCGCGAAGATTGAGACTCGTGATGCTCCTCGTCGGATGCTTCCTGGTCACGATGACCTATTTGGTGGCGTCTAAGCCTCGGGGACTAGTTCGCTCGAGCT TCGGTTTTAGGACATCGATGCCGACTCCAATATCAG GTGACGATGTGTTGAATGGAGATGAGAACGGAAGGCATTCCACTGCTTCGGGAGGGAAAGATCCACAAAACTCTCAGGCATCAG AAAGCAATGATGAGAAAGAGAAGAGTATCCAAGGAGAAAAGAATGCCATCGTTGTTGACTCCACTTCGCAGGAAGTAGCAAGAACTCATGAACTAGCAG AAGGAGGTGAGCAAATCCAAACTCTGGAGAGGAAGTCATCATGTGATCTTTCAGACGAACGAGTAGATATCTGTGAATTGTATGGAGATATCAGGATTCCCGGGAACTCTTCGTCTGTCCTGTTCATGCAGTCAGCCAACAACACAGAGCACAAAGAAGCATGGCGAGTCCATCCATATCCTCGCAAGGGAGATGAGACCTGTCTCCGCGAGGTTAGAGAACTCACCATCAGAGCCACCAGCGAAGCCCCTCGATGCACCGTCCACCACAATGTTTCCGCCATAGTCTTCTCCGTTAGCGGGTACACCGGGAACCTCTTCCACGACTTCAGCGACCTGCTTGTTCCTCTATTCGTGACCGCCCGCCAGTTCGACGGGGAGGTCCAGTTCGTGGTGACCGACTTCCGGCGCTGGTGGATCAACAAGTACCGTCTTGTGCTCCAGAGGCTGTCCAAGTACCCGGTGATGGACTTCGACGGCGACGAGGAAGTGCACTGCTTCAAGCAGGTCATCGTAGGCCTTCGGGCGCACCAGGAGTTCCAAATCGACCCGGCGAGAGCTCCCAATGGCTACACCTTGATCGACTTCACCAGATTTATAAGGAGCACCTACTCGTTGCAGCGAGAAACGGTGAACAACATCGAAGACCTCGCTGCGAGGAAGCCAAGGCTGCTGATCATCGCGCGGAAGAAAACGCGAGCGTTCACCAACGTCGGCGAGATAGTGGCAATGGCGGAGGGGTTGGGTTTCGAGGTGGTGGTCGACGAAGCAAATGTGTCATCCGACATGGCTCAGTTCGCGCGGACCGTCAACTCCTGCGACGTGATGATGGGGGTGCACGGCGCTGGCCTCACCAACTTTGTGTTCCTGCCGCTGAACGCCACCATGATTCAGATTGTTCCGTGGGGTGGGCTGGAGTGGATGTCGATGCTGGATTTTGGGTACCCTGCGATGGCCATGGGGCTCAAGTACCTGCAGCACAGCATTACCATAGAAGAGAGCACTCTGACGGAGCAGTATCCAAGAGACCACCGTGTGTTCACGGACCCTATGTCGTTCCACGGCAGCGCGTTCAAAGTCGTAAGGTCGACGTTCATGAAGACCCAGAACGTGAAGCTCGATGTGAACAGGTTCAAGGGTGTTCTGTGGGAAGCACTGCAGAACATGATCCAGTAG
- the LOC135606780 gene encoding alpha-1,3-arabinosyltransferase XAT2-like isoform X1 translates to MKMGSKLKLARNGNQSRRLRLVMLLVGCFLVTMTYLVASKPRGLVRSSFGFRTSMPTPISGDDVLNGDENGRHSTASGGKDPQNSQASAESNDEKEKSIQGEKNAIVVDSTSQEVARTHELAEGGEQIQTLERKSSCDLSDERVDICELYGDIRIPGNSSSVLFMQSANNTEHKEAWRVHPYPRKGDETCLREVRELTIRATSEAPRCTVHHNVSAIVFSVSGYTGNLFHDFSDLLVPLFVTARQFDGEVQFVVTDFRRWWINKYRLVLQRLSKYPVMDFDGDEEVHCFKQVIVGLRAHQEFQIDPARAPNGYTLIDFTRFIRSTYSLQRETVNNIEDLAARKPRLLIIARKKTRAFTNVGEIVAMAEGLGFEVVVDEANVSSDMAQFARTVNSCDVMMGVHGAGLTNFVFLPLNATMIQIVPWGGLEWMSMLDFGYPAMAMGLKYLQHSITIEESTLTEQYPRDHRVFTDPMSFHGSAFKVVRSTFMKTQNVKLDVNRFKGVLWEALQNMIQ, encoded by the exons ATGAAGATGGGCTCCAAACTGAAGCTGGCAAGGAATGGCAACCAGTCGCGAAGATTGAGACTCGTGATGCTCCTCGTCGGATGCTTCCTGGTCACGATGACCTATTTGGTGGCGTCTAAGCCTCGGGGACTAGTTCGCTCGAGCT TCGGTTTTAGGACATCGATGCCGACTCCAATATCAG GTGACGATGTGTTGAATGGAGATGAGAACGGAAGGCATTCCACTGCTTCGGGAGGGAAAGATCCACAAAACTCTCAGGCATCAG CAGAAAGCAATGATGAGAAAGAGAAGAGTATCCAAGGAGAAAAGAATGCCATCGTTGTTGACTCCACTTCGCAGGAAGTAGCAAGAACTCATGAACTAGCAG AAGGAGGTGAGCAAATCCAAACTCTGGAGAGGAAGTCATCATGTGATCTTTCAGACGAACGAGTAGATATCTGTGAATTGTATGGAGATATCAGGATTCCCGGGAACTCTTCGTCTGTCCTGTTCATGCAGTCAGCCAACAACACAGAGCACAAAGAAGCATGGCGAGTCCATCCATATCCTCGCAAGGGAGATGAGACCTGTCTCCGCGAGGTTAGAGAACTCACCATCAGAGCCACCAGCGAAGCCCCTCGATGCACCGTCCACCACAATGTTTCCGCCATAGTCTTCTCCGTTAGCGGGTACACCGGGAACCTCTTCCACGACTTCAGCGACCTGCTTGTTCCTCTATTCGTGACCGCCCGCCAGTTCGACGGGGAGGTCCAGTTCGTGGTGACCGACTTCCGGCGCTGGTGGATCAACAAGTACCGTCTTGTGCTCCAGAGGCTGTCCAAGTACCCGGTGATGGACTTCGACGGCGACGAGGAAGTGCACTGCTTCAAGCAGGTCATCGTAGGCCTTCGGGCGCACCAGGAGTTCCAAATCGACCCGGCGAGAGCTCCCAATGGCTACACCTTGATCGACTTCACCAGATTTATAAGGAGCACCTACTCGTTGCAGCGAGAAACGGTGAACAACATCGAAGACCTCGCTGCGAGGAAGCCAAGGCTGCTGATCATCGCGCGGAAGAAAACGCGAGCGTTCACCAACGTCGGCGAGATAGTGGCAATGGCGGAGGGGTTGGGTTTCGAGGTGGTGGTCGACGAAGCAAATGTGTCATCCGACATGGCTCAGTTCGCGCGGACCGTCAACTCCTGCGACGTGATGATGGGGGTGCACGGCGCTGGCCTCACCAACTTTGTGTTCCTGCCGCTGAACGCCACCATGATTCAGATTGTTCCGTGGGGTGGGCTGGAGTGGATGTCGATGCTGGATTTTGGGTACCCTGCGATGGCCATGGGGCTCAAGTACCTGCAGCACAGCATTACCATAGAAGAGAGCACTCTGACGGAGCAGTATCCAAGAGACCACCGTGTGTTCACGGACCCTATGTCGTTCCACGGCAGCGCGTTCAAAGTCGTAAGGTCGACGTTCATGAAGACCCAGAACGTGAAGCTCGATGTGAACAGGTTCAAGGGTGTTCTGTGGGAAGCACTGCAGAACATGATCCAGTAG